One window of the Chryseobacterium camelliae genome contains the following:
- a CDS encoding 4'-phosphopantetheinyl transferase family protein, with translation MPLYRDFSDDNATILVWKYDDAENLDPDELLEPENAEKVKDYHPKKLLEVLMVRKLLQGLKPGAKILYREREPFLSPKDAEISITHSFPFAAIAISKNKIGIDLERFTSKILRVVDKFTYEHERDFIPADQEETYYTIIWSVKESMYKIHHSKYWSLKKNYEVRPFQLKHLHHIRCRVYDEIFSDEFKARVEFFDDYCFTIVEE, from the coding sequence ATGCCGCTCTACCGAGATTTTTCAGATGACAATGCTACGATCCTGGTGTGGAAGTATGATGATGCCGAAAACCTGGATCCGGATGAACTGCTGGAACCCGAAAATGCTGAAAAAGTAAAAGATTACCATCCTAAAAAACTTCTGGAGGTCCTCATGGTTCGGAAGCTGCTTCAGGGGTTAAAACCGGGAGCTAAAATTCTGTACCGGGAGCGGGAGCCTTTCCTTTCTCCTAAAGATGCGGAAATTTCCATTACCCATTCCTTTCCTTTTGCGGCTATTGCGATTTCCAAAAATAAGATTGGGATCGACCTGGAACGGTTTACCTCAAAAATTCTCAGGGTCGTGGACAAGTTTACCTATGAACATGAGCGCGACTTTATTCCCGCTGATCAGGAAGAAACCTATTATACCATTATCTGGAGTGTTAAGGAAAGCATGTACAAGATCCACCATTCCAAATACTGGTCTCTGAAAAAAAATTATGAGGTGCGGCCGTTCCAGCTGAAACACCTTCACCATATCCGGTGCAGGGTTTATGATGAAATTTTCTCAGATGAATTTAAAGCCCGTGTTGAGTTTTTTGATGATTACTGCTTTACGATTGTGGAGGAGTAG
- the yiaA gene encoding inner membrane protein YiaA — translation MKKQRVSNAFVAASWVALGAGMIGFIVGLARAEMQLNEKGYYFTILLYGLFAVVSLQKAVRDRLENIPVTDIYYGICWFATLSSIVLLAIGLWNATILPSEKGFYSFAFLLALFGAIAVQKNTRDNMLQE, via the coding sequence ATGAAAAAACAAAGAGTATCAAATGCGTTTGTCGCAGCATCCTGGGTTGCGCTGGGAGCCGGAATGATCGGCTTTATTGTAGGACTGGCCAGGGCAGAGATGCAACTGAATGAAAAAGGATATTATTTCACGATCCTTCTGTATGGCCTGTTTGCAGTAGTTTCCCTGCAAAAAGCTGTGCGGGACCGGCTGGAAAATATCCCGGTAACCGATATCTACTATGGAATATGCTGGTTCGCCACCCTTTCCTCCATCGTACTTCTGGCCATAGGCCTGTGGAATGCCACGATCCTGCCGAGTGAAAAAGGTTTTTATTCCTTTGCTTTCCTCCTGGCACTTTTCGGAGCTATCGCCGTCCAGAAAAATACCCGCGACAATATGCTTCAGGAATAA
- the ahcY gene encoding adenosylhomocysteinase has product METTTQYVPYKVKDISLADWGRKEITLAEAEMPGLMAIREEYGAQQPLKGARIAGCLHMTIQTAVLIETLVALGAEVTWSSCNIFSTQDHAAAAIAAAGIPVYAWKGMNAEEFDWCIEQTLFFGEDRKPLNMILDDGGDLTNMVFDQYPELTKEIKGLSEETTTGVHRLYERMQNGTLVMPAINVNDSVTKSKFDNKYGCRESAVDAIRRATDVMLAGKRVVVCGYGDVGKGTAASFRGAGSIVTVTEIDPICALQAAMEGYEVKKLDTVVDNADIIITTTGNFNIVQGSHFKKMKDKTIVCNIGHFDNEIDMAWLNENYGSTKYEVKPQVDVYNVDGNEIIILAEGRLVNLGCATGHPSFVMSNSFSNQTLAQIELWANSSQYENKVYTLPKHLDEKVAALHLKKLGVELETLTDEQAKYIGVTVDGPFKPEYYRY; this is encoded by the coding sequence ATGGAAACAACAACGCAATACGTTCCTTATAAAGTAAAGGATATTTCCCTGGCAGATTGGGGAAGAAAGGAAATCACTCTTGCTGAGGCTGAAATGCCTGGTTTGATGGCAATCCGTGAAGAATACGGAGCTCAGCAGCCACTTAAAGGAGCAAGAATCGCAGGATGTCTTCACATGACCATTCAGACTGCCGTGCTTATTGAAACATTGGTTGCATTGGGAGCTGAAGTAACCTGGTCTTCATGTAATATTTTCTCTACCCAGGACCATGCTGCCGCTGCCATCGCCGCTGCGGGAATCCCTGTGTATGCATGGAAAGGAATGAATGCAGAGGAATTCGACTGGTGTATTGAGCAGACGTTATTCTTCGGAGAAGACAGGAAGCCGTTAAACATGATCCTGGATGACGGAGGAGACCTTACCAATATGGTATTTGACCAGTATCCTGAACTGACCAAAGAGATCAAAGGACTTTCTGAAGAAACTACGACAGGAGTTCACAGATTATACGAAAGAATGCAGAACGGCACGCTGGTAATGCCTGCAATTAACGTGAATGATTCGGTAACCAAGTCTAAATTCGACAACAAATACGGATGCAGGGAATCTGCAGTAGATGCTATCAGAAGAGCTACGGATGTAATGCTTGCCGGTAAAAGAGTGGTGGTTTGCGGATACGGAGACGTTGGTAAAGGAACAGCAGCTTCTTTCAGAGGTGCAGGTTCTATCGTTACCGTAACGGAAATCGACCCGATCTGTGCATTACAGGCTGCCATGGAGGGATATGAAGTGAAGAAACTGGATACCGTAGTTGATAACGCAGATATCATCATTACCACTACCGGTAACTTCAACATCGTTCAGGGATCGCACTTCAAAAAGATGAAGGATAAAACCATCGTTTGTAATATCGGACACTTCGATAACGAAATCGATATGGCATGGCTGAATGAAAACTACGGTTCTACCAAGTATGAAGTAAAGCCGCAGGTTGATGTATACAATGTAGACGGAAATGAAATCATCATCCTTGCAGAAGGAAGACTGGTGAACTTAGGATGTGCAACAGGGCACCCGAGCTTTGTAATGTCCAACTCTTTCTCTAACCAGACTTTGGCGCAGATCGAACTTTGGGCTAATTCCAGCCAATACGAGAATAAAGTATATACATTGCCGAAGCACCTGGATGAAAAAGTAGCTGCCCTTCACCTTAAGAAATTAGGCGTAGAGCTTGAAACGCTTACCGATGAGCAGGCAAAATACATCGGAGTAACGGTAGACGGGCCGTTCAAACCTGAGTATTACAGATACTAA